A segment of the Coffea arabica cultivar ET-39 chromosome 8c, Coffea Arabica ET-39 HiFi, whole genome shotgun sequence genome:
CAATTTTTGAGATTGACAAGCCTTTAATTAATATTTGGCGCTCTTTTCtgttaaattcaaaattatttcattctttttggagtttttgtgaTGCGACAAGCTAATATTTCTAACATgtttgcaaaatgattgctgaattttggtgaatttggagttttaattgagaaaaaccTTCGAAATTGATGGAAATTCTAGAGTTATGCAATCGATAATATGGTAAGGAAAACTCATTTATAAGCTCAACTAAATAATTAAAACTCCATGCTTTAAAAGAATTTGGCTTAAAAGAACATTCTTTCTGTAAACTATAGTAATACATTTTAGAAAAAGTTTGTTTTTGTTGATCTTTTTTAAACAAAAGGGACAAATTTTATGTGCTATAAGGTAATTCTGGATGCTGAAAGTTCGATCTCAGGCAACTGAAGTAACTCCTAGATATTAAAATTGTGCTTCAAACATTAGCAACGAGCTCCTTTCtttgtaaactaattaaacCTTTTTCACCACGTCAAGGCTGGAAAGCTTTGGATGTATGAAGTCTTATGATTTGTTTGAATTCAAAGTTTGAAAAGTGTTCTGAGCTTACCTAAATTACTAAGTGATGTTATtatatttatttgcttttttttcaATCAGCAAATACGGGTCTCCAAAGTTGCCAGACCAGCGTAGCATTGAGCTTAGAGATGCTActccaaagaagaagaagcaatgTAATTGCAAAAACTCAAGATGCTTGAAGTTGTAAGTACAATTTGCctcatttttaagttttttttttttttttttgcattgcaATTAGCATGTTTATCTTTTGCTTTTGCCACACAGTAGCATCTTATACTTCAATCTTGTTATAAAGAGTACTTCAACTATATGAGAGAGAAAGATGATGTTTTGCTATTTTTTAGTATTACCTACTACATGCAGCAGAATTTGGAGAAGTGGAGAAGCGTGTGCAAAAAAATCCAGGTAGGTGTGCTGTGCACCTGTCTGATCCGGTGGTGGTTCAGTTCTCTCCGGATTATCTCTGGGCCTCCTTAGGTCGGCCCCCTtccccttagtgtaggataAATTAGGTTTATCGTCtccgaaaaaagaaaaaaaaaaaaaaagagaagcatGTGCAGGTGCAATAGGGTAAGAACTTCTGTAATCAAGGTTTATAAGAGAGTCCCATAGGTCTTCTCTCATGCTTCATGTCCTTCAGTCTGAAGTGCTCAGTTTTGGCATTATGCTTGAAATTGATAGACAgagatttatttcaaaattccGCAACTTACCTACTCCATTTTGTGTTCAGAGTAGTATTTTAAGGTACAACTGGGGAATCCTTATAATTTTCCCTTGGTACCCTGTATTTCATATGCATTATTATAATTAGCcaatttattattatagttACTCATTAGGTTTTTGTATCTGTAACATTATTCATAAACTATGTTGTCCTTATTTATTAATACTAATGAATTTCCTTTATTTTCTGTGGTTAATCAATAAACatggtttgataaataaaaatactaaaaatggtaaaaatcaattacaaattGAACTTTACATCCAATAACAATTTCCTTTTAATGAACATTTACCTTGTTATCCATCTTAGCACTAGTTCACCGACTTCATATATATCTATCttttattttaccaaaaaaTTTTACATTGAAATATGGTAGCATGCGTttataaaccaaaaaatttttcaCAATATATTTTACCATTATCCACCATTGCATATGCAATTTATGAAATAATCACTTTCTACTTTATGGATCAACCTTTAGATGTAAACGGAATCAACATCAACAATTGACAAGCCATTTCTACTGCTTTTCCATTTATAACTTTTAATGCTTGGATCATTCTAACATTTTCAGCTATCATGTACACCACTCTCCTACATTCGTCCCTTTCttacttttaattttcattGTATGATTTCAGCCTATTTCACTTCCGCATCCAACTCTCATCTTAATCATTCCATATTTATCTTAATCTAAACTTAATAACCTATATAGTTTGCATGCTTCTTCTTACTCTAACATCACACCAACTCTCAATAACCAATACAAGTTAGGGCATAATTGCATTGATCCACCGCGCGTAGCTCGGAGACCACCTCCTAGTTGTATAATATGCGTATACTACTTAATCCAACTATTTAGGGATTTGGTTGCTTATTGAACTGTGAGCTCACTccacgttttcactttttttttttttaagatccCCAAGGATAATTCATTGGCTGCATTAGGAGCAGAGTGGTGCAGTGCAGAAGCATTTGAGTCGGATAATTCAACCATCATGAATGTAGTAAGCCTTACCTCAATCAAGTTTATAGAGTTCCTCTTAGATATTTGATTATACAAAAGTTAAGTTGCAGATTAACACTCCTTTTAAGTCTTCCAAGTTCTGGAAATAAGACAATTTCTGGCATTTTCTTGGTGGAAAAGTTCCTATTTACACATACATGAACTCTGatcaaaatcacaatataatatttaattcatTCTCTGCCTTGTTTGTCTTGCTTCCCGTGCTTCATCATTGCACTTCCCAAATTTATACTTGCGATTTATTGGTACTTGTGTTTGACAAATGTGTTGGTAAGGAACAAGCTCTATAAACTAGCAGCCATTTGAGCGGTTGGCCACCATCAAAAGTCTTCAAGGGTTGGTGGAACGGGAAGTCAAGGGTTCAAACATTGTCTCCTATCACTTGTCAATATCTGTGGCTTGTCATTTTAAATCGCTTCCTCTAAATCCATATGGATGTGTAGTACACCCGTCTGGTTATAGTGGTTCAGTCTCCATCGATTCTCCTATAGAATAAGGTAGAATAGGAGTAGGAGTAGATGTAGGGTAAATAAGTAACGattgaaagaaaaggaataagtTGTATGATAGAGTACACCTTAAAGTTATTGTGCGTTGGAAATTTTGCATGATTTATAGTAATTGTTAGTGAACGGAGGTTGTCCTCAATTGAATTATCAGATTCCTATTAGTTTGAATTAGAGCTATCGGATTCCTGTTAGTTTGAATTAGAGCCACTGATTTACAGCCTTCATTGTTAGGAAGAAAACACCTCGAGAGAGCCTATCGAATAGTCCAATATGTAAGTTAGAAACTAACTCACACCCAAAAGGTTAAACTATTAGGTTTTTGGCTCTTATTTACATATTAATGGAATATACTCCTTTACTCTTGAATTTAACAAATCTCCCCGTTCATGAGTAACTGCTCACATTAAATCCAAGTTTACAAGTTCTTTTCCGAACCCACTTTAATACTCAATACAAATTTACTTTAACACCAAAGGTCACATTTTTCTTCCAATCATGAATCCACTCTTTTTCAACATTCAAACTGGATTCCGGACTCTTACCAACCCTTGGCTCTTTGATCTAACATCTCTTAGACCTCCTACCAAACTCATGGTGCACCTGATCTAATAGAAGCCAAACTCCTTGGCACTTCAGTCTGCACCcaagaagagaattttcacCAATCCAATTTCGAGAAAAATCCACTTGCCCATGAGTAACTCAATCTTCCAACAACAAGTTTTGATATCACTTGTTAGGGAGAAAACATCTTGAGAGAGCCCATCAAAGCCCAATCTCATGATTAGAAGTTCTGATACTACTTGTTAGGGAGAAAATACCTAGAGAAGGTCCAATATGTAAATCAAGAATCTAACTGTGATTCAAAAGTTTAAACTATTAGATTCCAAACCCTTACTTATATATTAATCGCTCTTTTTAATCTCTTGAATCATTGTGGCATACTATCCTTTATTTTGAACTTAACATTCATCAAGGCAGGGATGGGTCGATTTTTGTACTAATGTAATTGCTGGGAGGTGTTTCATAAAACAAGGGGTGACGATTGTGTTTTGTTGAGgtgaattttacaattttactTTGCTCGTTGGCTGGTTTTTGCCTCTGGTTCGCTATCAATTACTTTGCAACTTCCAcctctttgtttctttttgataaGAATTTTTAACTCTGCCCAGttgaacttttcaattttttatgaatttgaaTATAAAAATGTGAGGTGCATTGTTGAATTTGGattatttacattttttctAAGTGCTATTGATGTTAGTAATGAATGTAAATGATTTATACTGAATAATCATCTTAGATTATCTATTTAGTTTTCAATTGATAGAAATAGTTGGATTCTTTTATTTGTACTTTTCTTTTAGTATTTCTTCATACTATACAAAGCCCATAATTATACATCATATTCATGTCAAGATTCTCCAAATGAATATGGCCTATTTTCTTCttgtatatttcttttttgttccAAGAGCATCTATTTTTTGTACTAATATTTTTTACAATCTTAATATTATGGCTAATGCAATTAGTCACACTATGTAGAGTTAGAAATAGTATCGGGTAAGAAACTTTGACAAACATAAAAATTGGAGTTGAAGTGTAAGGGTTGCTAAACAGTTTTAATAGAGAGCTTTTCCATTTAATTACAATTATTATTGAAATTTAATCATTTgaaatatttcatatttttaattattaccACAATTAAAATGCAATAACTCGAACTGAAAAATGAGGATAATACGGGCACAACAAAAACTATGATAAAAGGGTGCTTACATCTTACAATGCCAAAACTCATCATACTTTTAATATAGTAATACATAATAAATAATACATAGCTTGTCTTAATGTGGTCGATGCGATTAATCTTCACTTGGTACATCAATCACTAACACATTCTTGCATAGATTGACAATCCATTACCTGACAACGACACCATAAATTGTACTGTATAAACTCAAAATAGGCACACAACAAAGTAAGAGATAACTCAAGATTTTAGTAAATTTAGAAGGAAaggaggaggaaaaagaaaaagatcgaGGTAATGGTAATACTATCTAAGCCAACAGGTTATGAGCTAGTGTTTACTTGTACAAATGCAATCCTACTCTTATATTCTATAGCTCATATGTCATCCCAACTTTAAGCATCCGTTTGTGAGGAACATCAAAAACCTTATTGCTTTGCCTCACATTTCTCTTCAAGAAATTGTAAGCATAATCTATCATGAATCTCTTTCCAGTGCTAGCTCCCTTTGCAGCAACCACATCATGTTCCCCTAATAAGTGAACCACTCCTGCATGCCAGGCATTGTCAACCAGTTCCATATCCCTTTCCACTGCTGTTGGATACTTGGTAGATTCAACTTGTATGGCACCATCATCTACTTGGTTATATTTGTCTAACAACTCTTGATTATTGTCTCGTGAAAACATGTAGTCTTCCATTATGAATCTCTTCAACCTTTCAACGAGTAATCCATCGAAGGGCTCTTTCTCATTGTGCACATCTGTGTACCCGTATCTGACTACACAACGAAACACATTGAGATCATTAGGCTGTGCTCTACGAAAGAGGAACCGCTCTTCAACCGGAACTTTGCTTATAGGCAAGGTTTTGATGGAAACAAAAACCAAGATTGAGTGCAGAGCCGGTACATTCGCtaaataatgctcaaaaatTGGTGGGATGCCCTGAACAAGTTCTGAATAGAAGAGTGCAAGCCCGGGCATACGATGAGAGTTTGCGCGTAAAACTACATCCTTGACCTTATCAGGAGAAACCTTGTGCTCTAACTCGAAACAGTACTTCTTCTGGTACACATCATTCCAGACAAACATGATAAACATTAGAACCAGTGCAAAAGCTAATGGCAAGTAGCCTCCCTGATCAAACTTGTAAAGAACCGAACTAAGATAGAGAAGCTCCACTGAACCGATGACTAGGACATAGGGGATTACAAGAAATATATTGGTTTTCCAAATCATTATCATAATCAGCACCATAAATGATGATGTGAGTGTCATTACGAAAACCACTGCAATCCCTGCATCAATATCCAAATGAACAGTATTAATATGTATGCTAGTCTACGGGTTTAATACAGAACATctgaaagagaaagaaactaGGATGGTGAGAATGGTTGACTAATTACCATATGCATTTCCAATCTTCGCTGTCGTTCTAAATCCAATGGTGACAATAACACAAGCCAGCATCAGAAGGTAATTGATTTCAGGGATGTAAACTTGGCCTTCATACTTGGTGGATGTATGAACAACTTTTACACGAGGAAAGCATCCCAGGGAAAGTGATTGTTGGATTATAGAGAATGTCCCTGAGATCATGGCTTGGCTTGCTATTATGGCAGCCAGGATAGCAATCACAAACATTGGCCAGTAGATATGGTCTGGTCCACAAACATTAAACAAGTCAAGAATAAGATAAAGAACAAACAAGTTAGTCAATACCTGGTACAGAACAGACAAAGACCAAAACACGTTTTATGAATTACATTTTGAATTGGAGAGGGCCTTTCAACAAAAATACTAGGATACTGCTTGCCTTACAGTCACAGATTCGGAAGAGTCCCAATCCTTCTATCTTGACTAAAAAGGTCAAAATTATTGATTTCATCTAATTTCAAGAACTTTGAAATCCTCCCTGTCCCCATAATATATAGTTTAttcaaatttgtatttttttttttgaagaagcAATGTAAAGGGTAAAGGACATTTTAGAAAATTGATGAGGGCAATGCAACGGTCAAGAagaattttatgaatttttaagGGGCGGAATATAAGAAAAATCCAtaacatttaaaaatttgactaGATTAATTTATAATTGCCTTTACAACACCAAATAAGATGTGAGTCTGgagttaattatttttttctttttgcaaaaGGGTAAATTTATTTTGCAAAAGTGCTGTAGTTCAGGGGATGGATAGTGATTTTGAATGTTTAATAGTGAGTTCACcttcctctattttttttttgtgcttatTTGAGACCCAAATAGGAAAACCTATATATTATTCTTTGCCTATTAAAATTGGTTGACCAAACAAAGAATAAAATAGATATGGACTATAGGATACTACTCACGGGGAATAGACTTGTAGAAAGTGTAAGCCACTTCTTCATCTGAGTGATGCTTGCGAAGATAGGAAGCCTGGCCGGTGTATGCCAATACCAATGCTGGGTATGTCACAGTACACATGCTTATTTGTATGGACCGAACGCTGAAATGACCAACATCCGCAAATAATGCTTCAGTTCCTGCAattttttcatccatttttagtgGTAAATTAGTTAAGGTAAAAGTCTCAAAAATTAACCATGATGGTTTCAAGATTTTGGAGTTCATCCTAACTATAAGTGAGGATTTATAATACCAGTGGCGGATTTAAGGTGGGGGCACTGGGGGCATGGGCCTCCACTGCTCCCCCTTAAATTCCTAGTATCCataaaattttgatataattttaAGCGTGTCCCCAAAGTTTTCTTATGAAGAAAGTGAAAGAATTACGTGGTCTTTTAGGTTGGTTCATGAACTAATATTTTAAAAGAATACGTAGGTCACAAAGTTCAATTTGaagtaagttaaaaaaaaaagtcttttcATTTTAACTTGTTTGTGAATATTTTTGtgcttaaaaaactagaaaaatagtacgtaaaaaattttagtattaCTTTTGTCCCCACAGAAAATTTTTTCTGGCTTCGCCACTGTATAATActatttttgagtttgttaCACACTTGCAATTTGTAACTGTGGATTTGTTGTAAGTAATTAAGCCTATATAAAGAATGAATAAAAGAGGTAAGTTTttaaaaagtaataataaactATGATGATCTGTGAACGAACCTGTTATAGCTAGCACAACTCCTCCAAGGGAAACCCATGCATTCTTCTTATTCCTTCTAAAGTAATCTATAATGTATTTTGGATTTAGAGCTTTTATAACCCCTGGGTCATGCTTGAAGAAATTGTAGATGCCAATAGAACCGATGGATAGGAACCAAATAGCAATTATGGGAGCAAATGTATAGCCCACTTTGTCCGTCCCAAATCTTTGGAATGCAAATAGGAATACCAAAATGGCAACTGATATCCAAACAATTTTGCCTGCATCCAAGTGGTAAGTAGCACAATGTTGTGAGGGGGCTCCAATAAGTAGGAACGTAATGATAccagaaatgaaatgaatgaccctTTCTTTCCTTACGACAAcaactacaaaaacaaaaataagtataaacaTAGTACGCTAAAAGTAAAGCGATCTTTCCTGGATAGAGGGAATGTGACGGAAAGGAAAGGAGAGGAAAAGATTTgaaggattttttttcttttttggattgAATTTTGAGTAGGAAAAGACATGGACAATGGGGGAGAAGGTGGGGAAAGGATTTAATCATTTGTTCGTATATGGTTTCTGTTCAAAAGTGGATGGAAAGGAACGGATAAATAATCAAATCTTAATGAAATACTTTGACTTTTTTAAAAGAccattttccccttcatttCTAGTTAACGACTTTTCCTAttcctttctcttttctcctcaaTCCAAATCGAACAATTGTATTTTCTTCTATATCTAATTCAACTAGATAGATGAAAATCACTTTTTTCTactctcctttcttttctttgtcatTGGtgtcttttcctttcctttttcttcctttccttcaaTCCAAATGGTGCCTAAATGATatgttttcttttgctcttattacaaaaaaaaagagtaaatcttatatatactaattATGTATACATAATTACAGTTCAATGCATGAAATATGAGcaaaatttagattttaaatttaaatttaaatgagttaTCATATATTCGATGATGACAATACGTATGCTCTCAggatataaaaaattaattcaaaaataaatgatCTAGGTCTTATTGGAAAATGTATTGTACCTTCAGTCATGGAATCGGTTTGTAGCTTGATCCCTCCTACAGCCGATATGACTGCACATAAAGCGCTACAACTGTtagaaattaaaagatgaaaaCGGGGGAGTTTCACCAGCGGCGAAAGGCCCAGCGGACTTTCCTTGCTGCCCGGTTTTAGCCATTAGGAGAGAAGTATTTGTGCCGGCCAGTTTTTTGTTGTACAACCAAATCAAAGGCCCAGTTGCCTATTGCCCAAAGCTGACCAGGTCtggattatttttgtttatcatgTCTCGAAAAATCAGCCATTGATTGTGAAGTGCAATTAATGTTAGAAatgacattcaaaattggaTGGATGTAACAGATTACAAAATACAAACTTTAATAACTGTTAAgtatttgttgtgttttaataTGTTATATTTATGTCAGTACTTTTAATCTTAgtatttaca
Coding sequences within it:
- the LOC113705338 gene encoding potassium transporter 5; translated protein: MSAGSSAAEVHHVPSGTSTDDGAISNDEVPQQEVQGSKLKRIDSLDLESSKCHQNNHHGSMNGAPWSVILHLAFQSIGVVYGDIGTSPLYVFASTFPDGVKNTEDILGVLSLILYTLTLIPLLKYVLIVLHANDNGQGGTFAMYSLICRYARVGLIPSQEAADQDVSNFQLELPSSTSRRASRLKSKLENSRIAKLLLLLTAMLGTSMVIGDGVLTPCISVISAVGGIKLQTDSMTEGKIVWISVAILVFLFAFQRFGTDKVGYTFAPIIAIWFLSIGSIGIYNFFKHDPGVIKALNPKYIIDYFRRNKKNAWVSLGGVVLAITGTEALFADVGHFSVRSIQISMCTVTYPALVLAYTGQASYLRKHHSDEEVAYTFYKSIPHHIYWPMFVIAILAAIIASQAMISGTFSIIQQSLSLGCFPRVKVVHTSTKYEGQVYIPEINYLLMLACVIVTIGFRTTAKIGNAYGIAVVFVMTLTSSFMVLIMIMIWKTNIFLVIPYVLVIGSVELLYLSSVLYKFDQGGYLPLAFALVLMFIMFVWNDVYQKKYCFELEHKVSPDKVKDVVLRANSHRMPGLALFYSELVQGIPPIFEHYLANVPALHSILVFVSIKTLPISKVPVEERFLFRRAQPNDLNVFRCVVRYGYTDVHNEKEPFDGLLVERLKRFIMEDYMFSRDNNQELLDKYNQVDDGAIQVESTKYPTAVERDMELVDNAWHAGVVHLLGEHDVVAAKGASTGKRFMIDYAYNFLKRNVRQSNKVFDVPHKRMLKVGMTYEL